The following are from one region of the Candidatus Neomarinimicrobiota bacterium genome:
- the trxA gene encoding thioredoxin, producing MTEHLTKQDFLTKVFNFEENEEWEYEGDVPAIIDFWADWCAPCKAVAPVLEELSEEYEGQLKVYKVNTEQEQELASVFGIRSIPSLLFVPTEGQPQMATGALPKETFVQAINDVFGIQPVTEMAN from the coding sequence ATGACTGAACATTTAACAAAACAGGATTTTTTAACCAAGGTTTTCAACTTTGAAGAAAATGAAGAATGGGAATATGAAGGAGACGTCCCCGCAATTATAGATTTCTGGGCGGACTGGTGTGCGCCGTGTAAGGCGGTAGCTCCCGTCCTTGAGGAACTGTCCGAGGAATATGAGGGGCAGCTGAAGGTGTACAAGGTGAATACCGAACAGGAACAGGAACTTGCTTCCGTTTTTGGAATCCGGAGTATTCCATCCTTACTCTTCGTACCGACCGAAGGACAACCACAGATGGCGACTGGCGCCCTGCCGAAGGAAACCTTCGTGCAGGCTATTAACGATGTATTCGGGATTCAACCGGTCACCGAGATGGCAAATTAA
- a CDS encoding HAD family phosphatase translates to MERRKFAVIFDMDGVIVDSNPAHKEAIQRFLQRHDQSLSDNELREKVYGRTNRDWLRNTFNGITEEQIAEYIDEKEAIFREIFAGDIRPLPGLQEFLDSLQGMQVPMAVGTSAPQVNADWVLNQTGLREYFEVVLQAEDVTHGKPHPEMYLKSAWALGMRPEDCIIFEDSVSGIEAGRRAGGTVIGVTTTHSREEMAATAFVISDFTEITPEQLPEIVHEPRN, encoded by the coding sequence ATGGAACGGAGAAAATTTGCCGTTATCTTTGATATGGATGGCGTGATAGTCGATAGCAATCCCGCCCACAAGGAGGCGATCCAGCGGTTTCTTCAGCGTCATGATCAATCCCTGTCCGACAACGAATTGCGGGAAAAGGTGTATGGACGAACCAACCGAGACTGGCTCCGGAATACCTTCAACGGTATTACCGAAGAGCAGATAGCCGAATATATCGACGAGAAAGAGGCCATTTTCCGGGAGATATTTGCCGGCGATATCCGACCGCTGCCCGGTTTGCAAGAATTTTTGGATTCGTTGCAGGGAATGCAGGTCCCGATGGCCGTCGGAACATCGGCCCCACAGGTAAATGCGGACTGGGTGCTGAATCAAACCGGATTACGTGAATATTTCGAGGTAGTCCTGCAGGCGGAAGACGTGACGCATGGGAAGCCCCACCCCGAGATGTATCTGAAAAGTGCCTGGGCATTAGGGATGAGACCGGAAGATTGTATAATTTTTGAGGATTCCGTCTCCGGAATTGAGGCCGGTCGCCGTGCCGGCGGCACGGTGATAGGCGTGACAACCACGCATTCCAGAGAAGAGATGGCGGCTACTGCTTTCGTTATTTCCGATTTCACAGAAATCACTCCGGAGCAATTGCCGGAAATTGTACATGAACCCCGGAATTAA
- a CDS encoding mechanosensitive ion channel family protein, producing the protein MPAGILILWWLRRYFSSLESRRLTRLDRVEGFNPVETETPLRNSVTSARENAQESMQARYTVIRRTFLITVFIVWVVALLFPFLGSIPATLVSGLAAATAVIIGIAARPFVENLISGIVISLSRQLRTGDTIVIDDSYGTVEDITPTHTIIKLWDWRRHIIPNSKMLSKDFINYTITDQYIWEHVEFWVSPEADLEQVETIARDVARGSEFCAGYEEPRFWTMGMDKDSLKCWVAAWADSPPDAWSLKTDIRKGLTREFQNVGIKFHQNWHQWKAEPDI; encoded by the coding sequence GTGCCCGCAGGCATACTGATCTTGTGGTGGCTGCGCCGGTACTTTTCCAGTCTGGAGTCACGGCGCCTTACCAGGTTAGACCGGGTTGAAGGATTCAACCCGGTAGAAACCGAGACGCCTTTACGGAATTCGGTGACCTCGGCTAGAGAAAATGCCCAGGAAAGTATGCAGGCCCGCTATACAGTCATCCGCCGAACGTTCCTGATTACAGTCTTTATTGTCTGGGTGGTGGCGCTGCTCTTTCCGTTTCTCGGGAGCATTCCCGCAACGCTGGTTTCCGGATTGGCTGCCGCAACGGCTGTCATCATTGGAATTGCAGCCCGTCCGTTTGTGGAAAACCTGATCTCGGGGATCGTCATTTCGCTTTCCCGACAATTGCGGACCGGAGACACCATCGTTATCGATGACAGTTACGGCACGGTGGAGGATATCACGCCCACTCATACCATTATCAAACTCTGGGACTGGCGCCGGCACATTATCCCGAACAGCAAAATGCTCAGCAAAGATTTTATTAATTATACCATCACCGATCAGTATATCTGGGAGCACGTGGAGTTTTGGGTGTCGCCGGAAGCGGATCTTGAACAGGTGGAAACTATTGCCAGAGATGTCGCCAGAGGGAGCGAATTCTGTGCAGGATACGAAGAGCCCCGGTTCTGGACGATGGGAATGGATAAGGACAGCCTGAAGTGCTGGGTGGCCGCCTGGGCGGATTCGCCGCCGGACGCCTGGAGCTTGAAGACCGATATCAGAAAGGGGTTAACCCGTGAATTTCAGAACGTCGGAATCAAGTTCCACCAGAATTGGCATCAGTGGAAGGCTGAACCGGACATCTGA